A window from Erythrobacter sp. YJ-T3-07 encodes these proteins:
- a CDS encoding site-specific DNA-methyltransferase, protein MATGITRTEQLSDDARAATRIDLDNPLPHRKESAHLTYKGKLSLSQVLQTDPANLFSVAGTNASRVSQIPNNSFVLCDNLHGLAALQAQSEKATLMYMDPPYGTGMGFQSRDLQHAYNDDFGEAEYIEMLRRRLILARECLDETGSIYVHIGHQMVGHLKVLLDEVFGSENFRNLITRRKCSSKNFTRNSFSNLNDFVLFYSKSRNYIWNNPGRVPERDWVEKEYPKTDSLGRKFKLVPIHAPGTRNGETGQPWRGKMPPRGKHWQYSPRKLEELDRIGDIHWSSTGNPRRKVYFTNEKKLGYTDYWDCFKDAHHQSIKVTGYPTEKNLDMLKMIVEASSNAGDLVVDPFCGSGTTIDAARSLGRRFIGMDASYTAAETVVKRLTNGLEPIGDYVNEKAATPKAANDLFDPKLNLSLLVQEEFLLEERELVEKWSSCIASQT, encoded by the coding sequence ATGGCCACGGGAATTACGCGGACTGAGCAGCTGAGCGACGATGCGAGAGCAGCGACGAGGATTGACTTGGACAATCCACTACCTCACCGCAAGGAGTCTGCGCACCTCACCTACAAAGGCAAATTGTCGCTGAGCCAAGTGCTTCAGACCGATCCGGCTAACCTGTTTTCTGTCGCCGGCACGAATGCTAGCAGAGTGAGTCAAATCCCTAACAATAGTTTCGTTCTTTGCGACAATCTGCACGGCCTCGCCGCCCTCCAAGCGCAAAGCGAAAAGGCAACGTTGATGTACATGGACCCGCCCTATGGCACAGGGATGGGCTTTCAATCGCGCGACTTGCAGCACGCATATAACGACGATTTCGGTGAAGCTGAGTATATAGAAATGCTTCGAAGGCGACTTATTCTCGCAAGAGAATGCCTAGATGAAACAGGAAGTATATACGTTCATATTGGTCATCAGATGGTTGGCCACCTGAAGGTACTCTTGGACGAAGTTTTCGGATCGGAGAATTTCAGAAATTTGATTACTCGCCGGAAATGTAGCAGCAAAAATTTTACTCGAAACAGCTTCTCAAATCTCAATGATTTTGTTCTTTTCTATTCGAAGTCTCGCAATTACATCTGGAACAATCCTGGCCGCGTACCTGAGCGCGATTGGGTGGAAAAGGAATATCCGAAGACGGATAGCCTAGGGCGAAAATTCAAGCTCGTTCCCATTCACGCACCAGGCACCCGCAACGGCGAAACAGGGCAGCCTTGGCGAGGAAAGATGCCTCCACGGGGTAAGCATTGGCAATATTCTCCTCGTAAGCTCGAAGAGCTGGACAGGATTGGCGATATTCATTGGTCCTCGACGGGAAACCCGCGTCGCAAGGTTTACTTCACCAATGAAAAAAAATTGGGCTACACCGATTATTGGGACTGCTTTAAAGATGCCCACCATCAGTCGATCAAAGTAACAGGATATCCGACTGAAAAGAATTTGGACATGCTCAAGATGATCGTTGAAGCAAGTTCGAATGCCGGAGATCTCGTCGTTGATCCATTTTGCGGTTCAGGAACTACGATCGACGCTGCACGGTCACTCGGAAGAAGGTTCATAGGGATGGATGCATCTTATACAGCGGCTGAAACGGTGGTTAAACGCCTGACCAATGGGCTCGAGCCTATAGGAGATTATGTCAACGAGAAAGCCGCTACACCGAAGGCTGCAAACGACCTCTTCGATCCGAAGTTGAACTTGTCTTTGTTAGTCCAAGAAGAGTTTCTTTTGGAAGAGCGCGAGCTTGTGGAGAAGTGGTCTAGCTGCATAGCCAGTCAGACGTAA
- a CDS encoding EAL domain-containing protein: protein MRSPEGDATASERRRSGLPTKSNEADAFARARGLSLSDDAPALPSQWPILGAMALVGALGNGLIAQSYPPITSLVALLLSALLFSLSRLVRDTGRVRRLSVTTAFGLIPHLLVGYAYAEWMFHGGLPLGFGIATLILAGSMAAVFLAGRPFPMLFVKIGIWLPIAVHSIAYDDHMAVVALPLAILVAVGIALFQERYDRRSEEERQAEERSRNRSIDILRDYEATGQGWFWETDKQGRIVYISEVFAERYGFDHDDLLGKVFTSVFEVDPNDRDAERTIKFHFTAHSPFHELPVRGEGRAGDGTVWWSVNGRPIFDSFDNFCGFRGSGTDLTERRRSAEHASRLALYDSLTGLANRHALSQALSKLLTHRNPAQRVCSILMLDLDRFKHVNDTFGHPTGDALLNQVARRLEKVVGDLGTVGRIGGDEFQVLIPKRCEKARLEQLGGDIIHSLSQPYSIDGNRAVIGASVGIAIAPEHGGTSERLVRSADLALYAAKDAGRGRYRVFSDDLHVAARERNQLEEQLRLAIDTGGLQLHYQPVVNTATEEISGFEALMRWNHPKQGWISPEKFVPVAEDAGLIVAMGEWAIRQACRDLARWPKSVRCAVNVSPLQFADRALPGVIADSIAKAGISPERLELEITESVFLSDDEGTDATFAALKAVGVRLALDDFGTGYSSLGYLKNAPFDKIKIDQGFVRGATMPGSRNGAIIAAISSLANALGMDTTAEGVETLDELELIRMHGCSHIQGYIYSKPLSTAEADARLAEGLKARPSGPRAAREPRQAMLRRVVLQHDEHFYNGTIRNISSQGALIEGLWNVPEGTVFRVALSERLAVDAEVRWCAENRIGVRFVQRLRRDQRGHFDLPAPEVERSIQREQRRSA, encoded by the coding sequence GTGCGATCGCCTGAAGGCGACGCGACCGCTAGCGAGCGCCGTCGCAGCGGCCTGCCCACCAAAAGCAATGAAGCTGACGCTTTCGCGCGCGCGCGAGGGCTGAGCCTGAGCGACGATGCGCCCGCGCTGCCCTCGCAATGGCCCATACTGGGCGCAATGGCTCTGGTGGGCGCGCTGGGCAATGGACTGATTGCGCAGTCCTATCCGCCGATCACCTCGCTGGTTGCCCTGCTTCTTTCGGCGTTGCTGTTTTCGCTCTCCAGGCTCGTTCGCGACACCGGCAGGGTCCGCCGCCTGTCGGTGACCACCGCCTTCGGCCTGATCCCGCACCTGCTGGTCGGCTATGCCTATGCCGAGTGGATGTTCCACGGAGGTCTGCCGCTGGGCTTCGGGATCGCCACCTTGATCCTCGCGGGGAGCATGGCCGCGGTGTTTCTCGCCGGGCGGCCATTCCCGATGCTGTTCGTCAAGATCGGGATCTGGCTGCCGATCGCGGTTCACTCGATCGCCTATGACGATCACATGGCCGTGGTCGCGCTTCCGCTCGCGATCCTTGTCGCGGTGGGCATCGCCCTGTTCCAGGAACGCTACGACCGGCGCAGCGAGGAAGAGCGGCAGGCGGAAGAGCGCAGTCGCAATCGCTCAATCGACATCCTGCGCGATTACGAGGCGACCGGGCAGGGCTGGTTCTGGGAAACCGACAAGCAGGGGCGGATCGTCTACATCTCCGAAGTCTTTGCCGAGCGCTATGGCTTCGATCACGATGATCTGCTGGGCAAGGTGTTTACCAGCGTGTTCGAAGTCGATCCCAACGACCGCGACGCCGAACGCACGATCAAGTTCCACTTCACCGCCCACTCACCGTTCCATGAACTGCCGGTCAGGGGCGAGGGGCGCGCTGGCGACGGCACGGTGTGGTGGTCGGTCAACGGTCGGCCGATCTTCGATTCGTTCGACAACTTCTGCGGCTTCCGCGGCTCGGGCACCGACCTGACAGAGCGGCGGCGCAGCGCCGAGCACGCCTCTCGCCTGGCGCTTTACGATTCGCTCACCGGCCTCGCCAACCGCCACGCGCTCAGCCAGGCGCTGTCCAAGCTGCTGACCCACCGCAACCCGGCCCAGCGGGTCTGCTCGATCCTGATGCTCGACCTCGACCGGTTCAAGCATGTCAACGACACCTTCGGTCATCCGACCGGCGATGCCCTGCTCAACCAGGTCGCGCGGCGGCTGGAGAAGGTGGTCGGCGACCTCGGCACGGTCGGTCGGATCGGCGGCGACGAGTTCCAGGTTTTGATCCCGAAGCGCTGCGAAAAGGCCCGCCTCGAACAGCTCGGCGGCGACATCATCCACTCGCTCTCGCAGCCTTATTCGATCGACGGCAACCGCGCCGTCATCGGTGCGTCGGTCGGGATTGCGATCGCGCCCGAGCATGGCGGCACCAGCGAGCGATTGGTGCGCAGCGCGGATCTCGCGCTGTATGCGGCAAAGGACGCGGGCCGCGGGCGCTATCGCGTGTTCTCCGACGATCTCCACGTCGCCGCGCGAGAGCGCAACCAGCTGGAAGAACAGCTGCGGTTGGCAATCGATACCGGCGGTCTGCAACTGCATTACCAGCCGGTGGTCAACACTGCGACCGAAGAGATCAGCGGGTTCGAGGCGCTGATGCGCTGGAACCATCCCAAGCAGGGCTGGATCAGCCCGGAAAAGTTCGTCCCGGTGGCCGAAGATGCGGGGCTGATCGTGGCGATGGGCGAATGGGCCATCCGCCAGGCGTGCCGCGACCTTGCCCGCTGGCCGAAATCGGTTCGTTGCGCGGTCAACGTGTCGCCACTGCAATTCGCCGATCGGGCGCTGCCCGGGGTCATCGCCGATTCCATCGCAAAGGCCGGTATCTCGCCCGAGCGGCTGGAGCTCGAGATTACCGAAAGCGTCTTCCTGAGCGACGACGAGGGTACGGACGCGACCTTCGCCGCGCTAAAGGCGGTCGGCGTACGGCTGGCGCTGGACGATTTCGGAACGGGCTACTCCTCGCTCGGCTATTTGAAAAACGCGCCGTTCGACAAGATCAAGATCGATCAGGGGTTCGTGCGCGGGGCGACCATGCCGGGCAGCCGCAATGGCGCGATCATCGCCGCGATCTCAAGCCTGGCCAACGCGCTCGGGATGGACACCACCGCCGAGGGGGTCGAAACGCTCGACGAACTGGAGCTGATCCGGATGCACGGGTGCAGCCACATCCAGGGCTATATCTATTCCAAGCCGCTCTCCACCGCAGAGGCCGATGCGCGGCTGGCGGAAGGGCTCAAGGCCCGCCCCAGTGGCCCGCGCGCCGCACGAGAACCGCGTCAGGCGATGCTGCGCCGGGTGGTGCTGCAGCACGACGAGCACTTCTACAACGGCACGATTCGCAACATCTCGTCGCAGGGCGCGCTGATCGAAGGCCTGTGGAACGTGCCCGAGGGCACCGTCTTCCGCGTCGCGCTGAGCGAGCGGCTGGCAGTCGACGCGGAGGTGCGCTGGTGCGCCGAGAACCGCATCGGCGTGCGCTTCGTCCAGCGTCTGCGGCGCGACCAGCGCGGCCATTTCGACCTGCCGGCTCCCGAGGTCGAGCGCTCGATCCAGCGCGAGCAGCGGCGCTCGGCCTGA
- the lepA gene encoding translation elongation factor 4, whose protein sequence is MTDLSKIRNFSIIAHIDHGKSTLADRLIQLTGGLTEREMSEQLLDNMDIERERGITIKAQTVRLSYTANDGETYQLNLMDTPGHVDFAYEVSRSLAACEGALLVVDAAQGVEAQTLANVYQSIEHDHEILPVINKIDLPAAEPERVAEEIEEIVGIQATGTWQNGGAVLTSAKSGIGVEDVLEAIVARIPPPTGDRDAPLTASLVDSWYDPYLGVVILVRVIDGVLKKGLNVTFMQGGTQHLIDRVGAFTPKRIDLTEIGPGEIGFITAQIKEVEQARVGDTITTVKNGATKALPGYREPQPVVFCGLFPVDAADFDKLRESIARLRLNDASFTFETESSAALGFGFRCGFLGLLHLEIIQERLSREYDLDLITTAPSVVYRIHLGKSKTEDAKVIELHNPADYPDPNRIEVIEEPWIKAVIYTPDEYLGSILKLCQDRRGIQTDLTYVGGRAQVTYELPLNEVVFDFYDRLKSISRGYASFDYEQIGLREGDLVKMNILVNNEPVDALSLIVHRGVAEERGRGMCERLKDLIPRHLFKIPIQAAIGGKVIARETIAALRKDVTAKCYGGDISRKKKLLEKQKKGKARMREYGNVSIPQEAFIAALRMGEE, encoded by the coding sequence ATGACTGACCTTTCCAAGATCCGCAATTTCAGCATCATCGCCCATATCGACCATGGCAAGTCCACGCTCGCCGACCGGCTGATCCAGCTCACCGGCGGGCTGACCGAGCGCGAGATGAGCGAGCAGCTGCTCGACAACATGGATATCGAGCGTGAGCGGGGCATCACCATCAAGGCGCAGACCGTGCGCCTCAGCTACACCGCCAATGATGGCGAGACGTACCAGCTCAACCTGATGGACACCCCCGGCCACGTCGACTTCGCCTACGAGGTCTCCCGCAGCCTCGCCGCGTGCGAGGGCGCGTTGCTGGTGGTCGACGCGGCGCAGGGGGTTGAGGCGCAGACCCTCGCCAATGTCTACCAGTCGATCGAGCACGACCACGAAATCCTGCCCGTTATCAACAAGATAGACCTCCCCGCCGCCGAGCCCGAGCGGGTCGCCGAGGAGATCGAGGAGATCGTCGGCATCCAGGCCACCGGCACCTGGCAGAACGGCGGCGCAGTGCTCACCAGCGCGAAATCGGGCATCGGCGTGGAAGACGTGCTCGAAGCGATCGTCGCGCGCATCCCGCCGCCCACGGGCGACCGCGACGCGCCGCTGACCGCCAGCCTCGTCGATTCCTGGTACGACCCCTATCTCGGCGTCGTCATCCTCGTGCGCGTGATCGACGGCGTCCTCAAGAAGGGCCTCAACGTCACATTCATGCAGGGCGGCACGCAGCACCTGATCGACCGGGTGGGCGCCTTCACCCCCAAGCGCATCGACCTGACCGAGATCGGCCCGGGCGAGATCGGCTTCATCACCGCGCAGATCAAGGAGGTGGAGCAGGCCCGCGTCGGCGACACCATCACCACGGTCAAGAACGGCGCCACCAAGGCGCTGCCCGGCTATCGCGAGCCGCAGCCGGTGGTGTTCTGCGGGCTGTTCCCCGTCGACGCCGCCGATTTCGACAAGCTGCGCGAGAGCATCGCCCGCCTGCGTCTCAATGATGCGAGCTTCACCTTCGAGACCGAAAGCTCCGCCGCGCTGGGCTTCGGCTTCCGCTGCGGCTTCCTCGGCCTGCTGCACCTCGAGATCATTCAGGAGCGCCTGAGCCGCGAATACGACCTCGACCTGATCACCACCGCGCCATCGGTCGTCTACCGCATCCACCTCGGCAAATCGAAGACCGAGGATGCCAAGGTGATCGAGCTGCACAATCCCGCCGACTACCCCGACCCCAACCGGATCGAGGTGATCGAGGAGCCGTGGATCAAGGCGGTGATCTACACCCCCGACGAGTATCTCGGCAGCATCCTAAAGCTGTGTCAGGACCGGCGCGGCATCCAGACCGACCTCACTTACGTGGGCGGCCGCGCGCAGGTGACCTACGAGCTGCCGCTGAACGAGGTTGTCTTCGATTTTTACGACCGGCTGAAGAGCATCAGTCGCGGCTATGCCAGCTTCGATTACGAGCAGATCGGCCTGCGCGAAGGCGATCTCGTGAAGATGAACATCCTCGTCAACAACGAGCCGGTCGACGCGCTGTCGCTGATCGTCCACCGCGGCGTGGCGGAAGAACGCGGCCGCGGCATGTGCGAGCGCCTGAAAGACCTGATCCCGCGCCACCTGTTCAAGATCCCGATCCAGGCCGCGATCGGCGGCAAGGTGATCGCCCGCGAAACCATCGCCGCCCTGCGCAAGGACGTCACCGCCAAATGCTACGGCGGCGACATCTCGCGCAAGAAGAAGCTGCTGGAGAAGCAGAAGAAGGGCAAGGCGCGGATGCGGGAATATGGCAACGTGAGCATTCCGCAGGAGGCGTTTATTGCCGCGCTGCGGATGGGGGAGGAGTGA
- the dnaN gene encoding DNA polymerase III subunit beta yields the protein MKATIERATLLRCLSHVQSVVERRNTIPILSNVLIDADAGGGVKVMATDLDLQVVETMTAASVEGAGAITVSAHLLFDIARKLPDGSQVSLETADNRMVVKAGRSRFQLPTLPRDDFPVIVEGELPTSFELPARELAELIDRTRFAISTEETRYYLNGIFLHVSDEARPVLKAAATDGHRLARYTLDRPEGAEGMPDVIVPRKAVGELRKLLEEALDSNVQIDLSASKIRFALGGEGGVVLTSKLIDGTFPDYSRVIPTGNDKLLRLDPKAFFQGVDRVATIATEKTRAVKMGLDEDKVTLSVTSPDNGTAAEEIAAEYKSEGFEIGFNANYLKDILGQIDSDTVELHLADAGAPTLIRRDENSPALYVLMPMRV from the coding sequence ATGAAGGCCACCATCGAACGCGCCACGCTGCTCCGCTGCCTGTCCCACGTGCAGTCCGTGGTGGAGCGCCGCAACACGATCCCGATCCTCAGCAACGTGCTGATCGACGCCGACGCGGGAGGCGGCGTGAAGGTGATGGCGACCGACCTCGACCTGCAGGTGGTCGAAACCATGACCGCCGCGAGCGTCGAGGGTGCCGGGGCGATCACCGTCTCCGCGCACCTGCTGTTCGACATCGCGCGCAAGCTGCCCGATGGCAGCCAGGTCAGCCTGGAAACCGCCGACAACCGCATGGTGGTGAAGGCCGGGCGCAGCCGCTTCCAGCTGCCCACCCTGCCGCGCGACGACTTCCCGGTGATCGTCGAGGGCGAACTGCCGACCAGTTTCGAGCTGCCCGCGCGCGAGCTGGCCGAACTGATCGACCGCACCCGTTTCGCGATCAGCACCGAGGAAACGCGCTACTACCTCAACGGCATCTTCCTGCACGTCTCGGACGAGGCGCGCCCGGTCCTGAAGGCCGCCGCGACCGACGGCCACCGGCTGGCGCGCTACACGCTCGACCGGCCCGAAGGCGCAGAGGGCATGCCCGACGTGATCGTGCCGCGAAAAGCAGTCGGCGAACTGCGCAAACTTCTTGAAGAAGCGCTCGATTCGAACGTCCAGATCGACCTTTCGGCGAGCAAGATCCGCTTCGCGCTGGGCGGCGAGGGCGGGGTGGTCCTGACCAGCAAGCTGATCGACGGCACCTTCCCCGATTACAGCCGCGTGATCCCGACGGGGAACGACAAGCTGCTCAGACTCGACCCCAAGGCCTTTTTCCAGGGTGTCGACCGTGTCGCGACCATCGCCACCGAGAAGACCCGCGCGGTCAAGATGGGGCTGGACGAGGACAAGGTGACCCTGTCCGTCACCAGTCCCGACAACGGCACGGCAGCCGAAGAGATTGCCGCCGAGTACAAGTCCGAAGGGTTCGAGATCGGTTTCAACGCCAATTACCTGAAGGACATCCTCGGCCAGATCGACAGCGACACGGTGGAGCTCCACCTCGCCGATGCGGGTGCCCCCACGCTGATCCGTCGGGACGAGAACAGCCCGGCGCTTTACGTCCTGATGCCGATGCGGGTGTAA
- a CDS encoding copper resistance protein B has product MIRPMLLAGAMLLPAPQDHSGHGSKSEPAPEMDHCAMGHLPPEQCGKKEESETAPAMDDGMAGMDHGAHGGMSDKSAPGAAPESAVPPRALEGPRHAADVVWGSETMAPARDQLARENGGMTTGMVLVERLEARIPTDGGESGYLWDAQAWYGGDLNRFVLKTEGEGELGGAVEDAEIQALYSRAIGPFFDLQAGVRFDPEPDSRTHLVLGVAGLAPYMFHIDGALFLSDRGDLTARVEAEYDQKITQALILQPRIEAEFAAQDIAERDIGSGVTKVEPGLRLRYEIAREFAPYIGVEYEAKLGETADIARARGEDPDGFKVILGLRAWF; this is encoded by the coding sequence ATGATCCGCCCGATGCTTCTCGCCGGAGCCATGCTGCTGCCCGCCCCGCAGGACCATTCGGGGCATGGCAGCAAGAGCGAGCCCGCGCCCGAGATGGATCACTGCGCCATGGGGCATCTCCCGCCCGAACAGTGCGGCAAGAAGGAAGAGAGCGAAACGGCCCCGGCGATGGACGATGGCATGGCGGGCATGGACCACGGAGCGCACGGCGGCATGTCCGACAAGTCCGCTCCCGGCGCGGCGCCCGAGAGCGCGGTACCGCCGCGTGCACTCGAAGGGCCGCGCCATGCCGCCGACGTTGTCTGGGGCAGCGAGACGATGGCGCCAGCGCGTGACCAGCTCGCGCGCGAGAATGGAGGCATGACCACCGGCATGGTGCTGGTCGAGCGGCTCGAGGCGCGCATTCCGACCGACGGGGGCGAGAGCGGCTACTTGTGGGATGCGCAAGCCTGGTACGGCGGCGACCTCAACCGCTTTGTGCTCAAGACCGAGGGCGAAGGCGAACTGGGCGGCGCGGTGGAGGATGCCGAGATCCAGGCGCTCTACAGCCGCGCGATCGGGCCGTTCTTCGACTTGCAGGCCGGTGTGCGGTTCGATCCCGAGCCGGACAGCCGCACGCACCTCGTCCTCGGCGTGGCGGGGCTCGCGCCCTACATGTTCCACATCGACGGCGCGCTGTTCCTGTCCGACCGGGGCGACCTGACCGCGCGGGTCGAGGCGGAATACGACCAGAAGATCACGCAAGCCCTGATCCTCCAGCCCCGGATCGAGGCGGAGTTCGCCGCGCAGGACATTGCCGAGCGCGACATTGGCTCAGGCGTCACCAAGGTCGAGCCGGGGCTGCGCCTGCGCTACGAGATCGCCCGCGAATTCGCGCCCTATATCGGCGTCGAATACGAGGCGAAGCTGGGCGAGACGGCGGACATCGCGCGCGCGCGCGGCGAGGATCCGGACGGCTTCAAGGTCATCCTCGGGCTGCGCGCCTGGTTCTAG
- a CDS encoding alpha/beta fold hydrolase — protein MRFTDMDLRLPGWGLFGGATRSQPTKALRGEPGGPLSAEVSFENVDGIELRVARWRLDAPCTHPPLLFFNGIGANIEAVAPLAETLTDRGFIMFDMPGTGESPDPVLPYNPFTMSSTAAGVLKRFGLETVDVMGMSWGGAMAQQFALQYASRVRRVVLAATSPGMLMIPGDPVMLAQMADPFSGINAMLRSEYLMALENADETRRARHSIGNITAPSSTGYFYQLMALAGWTSLPALPFLDKPVLVMMGENDPIVPLANGRLLAGAIPDARLEVFEGAGHLFLMTHPERAIDLLREFLG, from the coding sequence ATGCGCTTTACAGATATGGACCTGCGCCTGCCCGGCTGGGGCCTGTTTGGCGGTGCCACGCGCAGTCAGCCGACCAAGGCTCTCCGCGGGGAACCGGGCGGTCCGCTGAGCGCGGAGGTATCCTTCGAAAACGTCGACGGGATTGAGCTGCGAGTGGCTCGCTGGCGGCTCGATGCGCCCTGCACGCACCCCCCACTGCTGTTCTTCAACGGCATCGGCGCGAACATCGAAGCGGTCGCTCCGCTGGCGGAAACCCTGACGGACCGGGGCTTTATCATGTTCGACATGCCGGGCACGGGGGAGTCGCCCGATCCGGTGCTGCCCTATAATCCCTTTACCATGAGTTCGACCGCAGCAGGCGTGCTGAAGCGCTTCGGGCTTGAGACGGTCGATGTGATGGGGATGAGCTGGGGCGGCGCGATGGCGCAGCAATTTGCCCTGCAATACGCAAGCCGCGTAAGGCGGGTGGTGCTGGCCGCGACCTCTCCGGGCATGCTGATGATCCCGGGCGACCCGGTGATGCTGGCTCAGATGGCCGATCCCTTCTCGGGCATCAACGCCATGCTGCGCAGCGAATACCTGATGGCGCTGGAAAATGCCGACGAGACAAGGCGCGCGCGCCATTCGATCGGCAATATCACCGCGCCCAGCAGCACCGGCTATTTCTACCAACTGATGGCGCTGGCCGGATGGACCTCGCTGCCTGCCCTTCCCTTCCTCGACAAGCCCGTGCTGGTGATGATGGGAGAAAACGATCCAATCGTGCCGCTCGCGAATGGCAGGCTTCTCGCCGGTGCGATTCCCGATGCACGGCTGGAAGTGTTCGAAGGCGCAGGCCACCTGTTCCTGATGACCCACCCGGAGCGTGCGATAGACCTGCTGCGCGAGTTTCTGGGTTAG
- the fabG gene encoding 3-oxoacyl-[acyl-carrier-protein] reductase produces the protein MFSLEGKTALVTGASGGIGSAIARALASQGARLALSGSNGDKLRAFRDQLNDEYAHDAGAHVEITCDLSNSTSVEELIPATIDTLGKVDILVNNAGITRDNLAMRMKDDEWDQVIRINLEAAFRLMRAAARPMMKARHGRIISITSVVGATGNPGQMNYSAAKAGLTGMSKSLAQELATRGITVNCVAPGFIRTAMTDALDDKQKAAIEARIPAGRMGEGDEIGAAVAYLASDEAAYVTGQTLHVNGGMAMLG, from the coding sequence ATGTTCTCACTTGAAGGAAAGACCGCGCTGGTCACCGGCGCAAGCGGCGGGATCGGTTCGGCGATCGCCCGTGCCCTCGCATCGCAGGGCGCGCGCCTTGCCCTGTCGGGCTCCAACGGCGACAAGCTGCGCGCCTTTCGCGACCAGCTTAACGACGAATACGCGCACGATGCCGGCGCGCATGTCGAGATCACCTGCGACCTGTCCAATTCGACCAGTGTCGAGGAACTGATCCCCGCGACGATCGACACGCTCGGCAAGGTCGACATTCTGGTGAACAACGCCGGGATCACGCGCGACAACCTCGCCATGCGGATGAAGGATGACGAGTGGGATCAGGTGATCCGGATCAATCTGGAAGCCGCCTTCCGCCTGATGCGCGCCGCCGCCCGCCCGATGATGAAGGCGCGCCATGGCCGGATCATCTCGATCACCAGCGTCGTGGGTGCGACGGGCAATCCTGGGCAGATGAACTACTCGGCGGCCAAGGCCGGCCTGACGGGCATGTCGAAAAGCCTTGCGCAGGAACTCGCCACCCGGGGAATCACCGTCAACTGCGTCGCCCCCGGCTTCATCCGCACCGCGATGACCGATGCGCTGGACGACAAGCAGAAGGCGGCCATCGAAGCTCGCATTCCGGCGGGCCGCATGGGCGAAGGTGACGAAATCGGCGCTGCCGTGGCCTACCTCGCCAGCGACGAAGCAGCCTACGTCACCGGGCAGACTCTGCACGTTAATGGCGGGATGGCGATGCTCGGCTAG